One genomic region from Podarcis raffonei isolate rPodRaf1 chromosome 16, rPodRaf1.pri, whole genome shotgun sequence encodes:
- the C2CD4D gene encoding C2 calcium-dependent domain-containing protein 4D, with product MFSRRKPPSPCPACPNVITPDTIPTFFIPPNLASLQGRLSCRSDSPDGRGILARSAEQHVIQVESPEEGEVQAVGRLYSTSSMPHLASPAGLPFLPESPHTRRRESLFHGGRLPRRLQGARFTAPPTRPSLQPGLMFDSDTASSTETSPFSSPLLTRPLSCPPFCPAYRHRRRFAFCSSDLGAAPRPSSLSPEETSSADTSPSFPRREKDPPWGSPAPLPLFPLDLIRCHERLTKEVVLTVSKGGRLRLSSEYLRPQGRLRVRLVCAEAFYPPHCDPRHFSCCVSLQLRPGEGLRQRSAVVKRSRNPIFNEDFFFEGVSPEELSRCSLRLKVLNKGSGLRRDAVLGECDVPLDCLLP from the coding sequence ATGTTCTCCAGAAGGAAGCCCCCTAGCCCCTGCCCCGCCTGCCCCAACGTGATCACGCCGGACACGATCCCCACCTTCTTCATCCCTCCCAACTTGGCCAGCCTGCAGGGGCGGCTCTCGTGCAGGAGCGACAGCCCCGACGGCCGCGGGATCCTGGCCCGGTCGGCCGAGCAGCACGTCATCCAGGTGGAGAGCCCGGAGGAGGGGGAGGTCCAGGCCGTGGGGCGCCTCTACAGCACCTCCTCCATGCCCCACCTCGCCAGCCCCGCGGGCTTGCCCTTCCTGCCCGAGAGCCCGCACACTCGCCGCCGAGAGTCCCTCTTCCACGGCGGACGCCTGCCGCGCCGGTTGCAAGGGGCCCGGTTCACTGCCCCGCCGACGAGGCCTTCCCTGCAGCCCGGTTTGATGTTCGACAGCGACACGGCCTCCTCCACCGAGACGTCCCCTTTCAGCTCTCCCCTGCTGACGCGGCCTCTGAGCTGCCCTCCGTTCTGTCCGGCCTACCGGCATCGCCGAAGATTCGCCTTCTGCTCCAGCGACCTCGGCGCTGCCCCACGGCCCAGCTCCCTGTCCCCGGAGGAGACCAGCTCTGCCGACACCAGCCCCAGCTTTCCGCGCCGGGAGAAGGATCCCCCCTGGGGCTCCCCTGCCCCGCTGCCGCTCTTCCCGCTGGACCTGATCCGTTGCCACGAGCGGCTCACCAAGGAGGTGGTGCTGACAGTGAGCAAGGGCGGGCGGCTGAGGCTGTCCAGCGAGTACCTGCGGCCCCAGGGGCGCCTCCGCGTCCGGCTGGTGTGTGCTGAGGCCTTCTACCCTCCCCACTGCGACCCGCGACACTTCAGCTGCTGCGTCTCCTTGCAGCTGCGGCCCGGGGAAGGCCTGAGGCAGCGCAGCGCCGTCGTCAAGAGGAGCCGCAACCCCATCTTCAACGAGGACTTCTTCTTCGAGGGCGTCTCCCCGGAGGAGCTGTCCAGGTGCAGCCTGAGGCTCAAGGTGCTCAACAAGGGCTCTGGCCTCCGGAGGGACGCGGTGCTGGGGGAGTGTGACGTGCCGCTGGATTGCCTGCTGCCCTGA